From Selenomonas sp. AB3002, one genomic window encodes:
- the cobI gene encoding precorrin-2 C(20)-methyltransferase: MSGIFYGIGVGPGDPELLTVKAINAIKKVDVLIAPKTEKKDGSVALSIAKPYLKEDVEIVYQVFPMVKGFADDTKAWEENKAEILALLRAGKNVAFLTLGDPMFYSTYIYVYRLLEHEDVEICTIPGVPAFAAIASQIGAPIVEGDDVLAIIPATASPDKIQNALAVADNVVMMKVYKNFSDVAHQLAAHGLAENAVLVSRAGLDGEQVIDDIMAHRDEKLNYLSTILTRRH, encoded by the coding sequence ATGAGCGGAATTTTTTACGGTATCGGCGTGGGCCCCGGCGACCCGGAACTTTTGACTGTGAAGGCCATCAACGCCATCAAGAAGGTGGATGTGCTCATCGCTCCCAAGACAGAGAAGAAGGACGGCAGCGTGGCTCTTTCCATTGCCAAGCCCTACCTCAAGGAAGATGTGGAGATAGTCTATCAGGTGTTCCCTATGGTGAAGGGCTTTGCAGATGATACCAAGGCCTGGGAGGAGAACAAGGCGGAAATCCTGGCACTTTTGCGCGCAGGCAAGAACGTGGCTTTCCTGACCCTGGGCGACCCCATGTTCTACAGCACCTATATTTACGTTTACCGCCTGCTGGAGCATGAGGACGTGGAAATCTGCACCATTCCCGGCGTGCCCGCTTTTGCTGCCATTGCCAGCCAGATTGGCGCCCCCATTGTGGAGGGTGACGATGTGCTGGCCATCATCCCGGCTACCGCCAGCCCGGACAAGATTCAGAATGCCCTGGCAGTGGCTGACAATGTGGTGATGATGAAGGTCTACAAGAACTTCTCCGATGTGGCCCATCAGCTGGCTGCCCACGGCCTGGCCGAGAATGCCGTGCTGGTAAGCCGCGCAGGCCTGGACGGGGAGCAGGTCATCGATGATATCATGGCCCATCGGGATGAGAAGCTGAACTATCTGTCCACCATTCTCACCCGCAGGCATTGA
- a CDS encoding ABC transporter ATP-binding protein — protein sequence MSEQEILLAAEKVCKVFEPEKGKKFTACRDISLQLRKGETLGLVGESGCGKSTFVRTIMGLHPATSGRILFKGEDITNIKGEKRREMARHIQMIFQDPATAFNPKMRIKDIICEPLRNFAKVSDKEAEARAVELLRQVELPPEMALRYPHELSGGQRQRVGIARALILEPEIIICDEATSALDVSVQDSIAKLLAEIQKKRGVSYIFICHDLALVSLISHRVAVMQQGSIVEELPGDKLAEARHPYTRKLLSSVFAVRAC from the coding sequence ATGTCTGAACAGGAAATACTGCTGGCTGCTGAAAAGGTCTGCAAGGTCTTCGAGCCGGAAAAGGGCAAGAAATTCACTGCCTGCCGCGATATCTCCCTGCAGCTGCGCAAAGGGGAAACCCTGGGCCTGGTGGGGGAGTCCGGCTGCGGCAAGTCTACCTTCGTCCGCACCATCATGGGGCTGCACCCTGCCACCAGCGGCAGGATTCTCTTCAAGGGTGAGGATATCACCAACATCAAGGGAGAGAAAAGGCGGGAAATGGCCAGGCACATCCAGATGATTTTCCAGGACCCTGCCACGGCTTTCAATCCCAAGATGCGCATCAAGGACATCATCTGCGAGCCCTTGCGGAATTTTGCCAAAGTCTCAGATAAGGAAGCTGAAGCAAGGGCCGTGGAGCTCCTGCGGCAGGTAGAGCTGCCACCGGAGATGGCCCTGCGCTATCCCCATGAATTGAGCGGCGGCCAGCGCCAGCGGGTGGGCATTGCCCGGGCCCTGATACTGGAGCCGGAAATCATCATCTGCGATGAGGCCACCAGTGCCCTGGATGTGTCCGTGCAGGACAGCATCGCCAAATTGCTGGCGGAAATCCAGAAGAAGCGCGGTGTCAGCTATATCTTCATCTGCCATGACCTGGCCCTGGTGAGCCTGATCAGCCATCGGGTGGCAGTCATGCAGCAGGGAAGCATAGTGGAAGAACTGCCGGGGGATAAGCTTGCGGAAGCCCGGCATCCGTATACCAGGAAGCTGTTGAGCTCTGTTTTTGCGGTCAGGGCGTGCTGA
- a CDS encoding ABC transporter ATP-binding protein produces the protein MLLDVKNLSIEYQGKSTVENVSFGLEPGEILAIVGESGSGKTSVIRAILGCLSGTGRVSGGEIDFAGRKLLSLTNKEWLELRGKDVAMIFQDSGNMLNPVRTIGSQFVEYMQVHSSMGKGEAEEKAKSLLKRMNLPDPARVMDSHPFELSGGMRQRVGIAMALTFQPQLLLADEPTSALDVTTQAQIVEELMQVVQEAGSAMIIVTHNIGVAAHMADKIMVMTGGRVAEYGTTAEVIGSPRADYTRTLLASVPEIGGRRYV, from the coding sequence ATGCTTTTAGATGTAAAGAATCTTTCCATCGAGTATCAGGGAAAATCCACGGTGGAAAATGTTTCCTTCGGCCTGGAGCCGGGGGAGATACTGGCCATCGTGGGGGAGTCCGGCAGCGGCAAGACCTCCGTTATCCGCGCCATCCTGGGATGCCTTTCCGGCACGGGCCGGGTCAGCGGCGGGGAGATAGATTTTGCAGGGCGGAAGCTCCTTTCCCTCACCAATAAGGAATGGCTGGAGCTTCGTGGCAAAGATGTGGCCATGATCTTTCAGGACAGCGGCAATATGCTGAATCCTGTCCGCACCATCGGCAGCCAGTTTGTGGAATACATGCAGGTGCACAGCAGCATGGGCAAGGGTGAGGCAGAGGAAAAGGCCAAAAGCCTCCTCAAGCGCATGAACCTGCCGGACCCTGCCAGGGTGATGGACTCTCATCCCTTCGAGCTCAGCGGCGGCATGCGGCAGAGAGTTGGCATCGCCATGGCGCTCACCTTCCAGCCCCAGCTGCTGCTGGCAGATGAGCCCACTTCGGCTCTGGATGTTACCACCCAGGCCCAGATAGTAGAAGAGCTGATGCAGGTGGTGCAGGAGGCAGGCTCTGCCATGATCATCGTCACCCACAATATCGGCGTGGCAGCCCACATGGCAGACAAGATCATGGTCATGACCGGCGGCAGGGTGGCGGAGTACGGCACTACTGCCGAGGTCATAGGAAGCCCCAGGGCTGACTATACCAGGACTTTGCTGGCTTCGGTGCCGGAGATTGGAGGCCGTCGCTATGTCTGA
- a CDS encoding ABC transporter substrate-binding protein: MKKVWKAVAMGLCGAALTAALTGCGADKGGSAQQGVLKVGVTNFADTLEPTQNYFGWVVMRYGLGECLTKFDEKMNVQPWLAESWNISDDHLTWTFKIREGVKFSNGDELTAEAVKASIERAFAKNNRAATFFKYKEIKAEGQTLTIVTEKPMPNMPGFLADPLFIIVDTKAEANRDFAKEGPICTGPYMVESFVKEKAVMKKNPSYWDGEVPFETVEIPSIDDPNTRAMALQSGEVDMAVNIAAGDMDTFRGNDKFFVDEISSLRVVLARLNQKGILKDDKVRAALIAGCDRETYNKVLLKDTFLPGKAPVPPSMDYGFDQLTDPNAYNPERAAKLLDEAGWKDTNGDGIREKDGQPLKLDFVVYNSRAELPLYAEAVQADLKKLGFDINIKTVDYNLVDQIGIKGEYDLLISNITTANTGDPEIFLNWYWKSNLNGENPQNGSGYSNPALDAKFEALSVEFDKEKRRQLIIEIQQMIMNDGAALFLGYPQTNIVSSKALANVKMYPSDYYWITNIIKPAK, encoded by the coding sequence ATGAAGAAAGTTTGGAAAGCTGTGGCTATGGGGCTGTGCGGTGCGGCTCTGACGGCTGCTCTGACCGGCTGCGGGGCAGACAAAGGGGGGAGCGCCCAGCAGGGTGTGCTGAAGGTGGGTGTCACCAACTTCGCCGACACTCTTGAGCCTACCCAGAATTACTTTGGCTGGGTGGTCATGCGCTACGGCCTGGGTGAGTGCCTTACCAAGTTTGACGAGAAGATGAATGTGCAGCCCTGGCTGGCCGAGAGCTGGAACATCAGCGACGACCATCTCACCTGGACTTTCAAGATCCGTGAGGGCGTGAAGTTCTCCAATGGCGACGAGCTTACGGCTGAGGCTGTGAAGGCTTCCATCGAGCGTGCCTTCGCCAAGAACAACCGTGCCGCTACTTTCTTCAAGTACAAGGAAATCAAGGCTGAGGGGCAGACCCTCACCATCGTGACGGAAAAGCCCATGCCCAATATGCCGGGCTTCCTGGCGGACCCCCTTTTCATCATTGTGGACACCAAGGCCGAGGCAAATCGCGACTTTGCCAAGGAAGGCCCCATCTGCACCGGTCCCTACATGGTGGAATCCTTCGTGAAGGAAAAGGCTGTCATGAAGAAGAACCCCTCCTACTGGGATGGGGAAGTACCCTTTGAGACGGTGGAGATTCCCTCCATTGATGACCCCAACACCCGGGCCATGGCTCTCCAGTCCGGCGAGGTGGATATGGCTGTGAACATCGCCGCAGGTGACATGGACACCTTCCGTGGCAATGACAAGTTCTTCGTGGACGAGATTTCTTCCCTGCGGGTGGTGCTGGCCCGCCTGAACCAGAAGGGCATCCTGAAGGACGACAAGGTGCGCGCCGCTCTCATTGCCGGCTGCGACAGGGAAACCTACAACAAGGTGCTCCTGAAGGACACTTTCCTGCCGGGCAAGGCTCCTGTGCCTCCTTCCATGGATTACGGCTTTGACCAGCTCACTGACCCCAACGCCTACAATCCCGAAAGGGCAGCTAAGCTCCTTGACGAGGCCGGCTGGAAGGATACCAACGGCGACGGCATCCGCGAAAAGGACGGCCAGCCTCTGAAGCTTGATTTCGTGGTTTACAACAGCCGCGCAGAACTGCCCCTCTACGCTGAGGCAGTGCAGGCTGACCTGAAGAAGCTGGGCTTTGACATCAACATCAAGACCGTGGATTACAATCTCGTTGACCAGATTGGCATCAAGGGCGAGTATGACCTCCTGATTTCCAATATCACCACCGCCAACACCGGCGATCCTGAGATTTTCCTCAACTGGTACTGGAAGTCCAATCTGAATGGCGAGAATCCCCAGAACGGCTCCGGCTACAGCAATCCTGCTCTGGACGCCAAGTTCGAGGCCCTGTCCGTGGAATTTGACAAGGAGAAGCGCCGCCAGCTCATCATCGAGATCCAGCAGATGATCATGAACGACGGGGCAGCCCTGTTCCTGGGCTATCCCCAGACCAACATCGTCAGCAGCAAGGCTCTGGCCAACGTGAAGATGTATCCTTCCGACTACTACTGGATCACCAATATCATCAAGCCTGCCAAGTAA